A portion of the Gorilla gorilla gorilla isolate KB3781 chromosome X, NHGRI_mGorGor1-v2.1_pri, whole genome shotgun sequence genome contains these proteins:
- the ASB11 gene encoding ankyrin repeat and SOCS box protein 11, whose amino-acid sequence MEDGPVFYGFKNIFITMFATFFFFKLLIKVFLALLTHFYIVKGNRKEAARIAEEIYGGISDCWADRSPLHEAAAQGRLLALKTLIAQGVNVNLVTINRVSSLHEACLGGHVACAKALLENGAHVNGVTVHGATPLFNACCSGSAACVNVLLEFGAKAQFEVHLASPIHEAVKRGHRECMEILLANNVNIDHEVPQLGTPLYVACTYQRVDCVKKLLELGASVDHGQWLDTPLHAAARQSNVEVIHLLTDYGANLKRRNAQGKSALDLAAPKSSVEQALLLREGPPALSQLCRLCVRKCLGRACHQAIHKLNLPEPLERFLLYQ is encoded by the exons ATGGAAGATGGTCCTGTTTTCTAtggctttaaaaacatttttattacaatgtttgctaccttttttttctttaagcttttaattaaagtttttttGGCTCTCCTAACCCATTTCTATATCgtcaaaggaaatagaaaagaagcGGCTAGGATAGCAGAAGAGATCTATGGTGGAATTTCAG ATTGCTGGGCTGATCGATCCCCACTTCATGAAGCTGCAGCTCAGGGGCGCTTACTGGCCCTTAAAACTTTAATTGCACAA GGTGTCAATGTGAACCTCGTGACAATTAACCGGGTGTCTTCTCTCCACGAGGCATGCCTTGGAGGTCACGTGGCCTGTGCCAAAGCCTTATTGGAAAATGGTGCACAC GTCAATGGAGTGACAGTTCACGGAGCCACACCCCTCTTCAATGCTTGCTGCAGCGGCAGTGCTGCATGTGTCAATGTGCTGCTGGAGTTCGGAGCCAAGGCCCAGTTCGAGGTGCACCTGGCCTCACCCATCCATGAGGCAGTGAAGAGAG GTCACAGAGAGTGCATGGAGATCCTGCTGGCAAATAATGTTAACATTGACCATGAGGTGCCTCAGCTCGGAACTCCCCTATATGTGGCCTGCACCTACCAGAGGGTAGACTGTGTGAAGAAACTTCTAGAATTAG GAGCCAGTGTCGACCATGGCCAGTGGCTGGACACCCCACTCCATGCTGCAGCGAGGCAGTCCAATGTGGAGGTCATCCACCTGCTAACCGACTATGGAGCTAACCTGAAGCGTAGAAATGCTCAGGGCAAAAGTGCGCTTGATCTGGCGGCTCCAAAAAGCAGCGTGGAGCAGGCGCTCTTGCTCCGTGAAG gcCCACCTGCTCTTTCCCAGCTCTGCCGCCTGTGTGTCCGGAAGTGTCTCGGTCGAGCATGTCATCAAGCCATCCACAAGCTAAATCTGCCAGAGCCACTCGAACGATTCCTCCTATACCAATAG